CAACTGGATGTTCTATATTGTACAAGGTATACCAATCATCATGTTAACAAATTTGCCATTTTTTATAGTCGGACTGGCTACATATAAGACAAAAACTACCCACAGAAACGTTCAAATATTGAATCATTTACTCATCATGGGAGGAATATATTTGCTCATATTTTCTTGTATCGTCCACAAGGAGTTCCGGTTCATATATCCCCTCAAACCATTCATGCTAATATTCACTGCATTAGGCGTTCAGCATTCCTTAAATtccaaatttgaaagaacCACAAAAATAGTCATACCATTGTTGATTGCTCTGAGTGCCTTTCTTGCATATTATTTCACTCAAATCCATGAATCAGGGGTCATTGAAATAACAGAGCTTTTAAGAAATGCAATTTTAACGAACAAGTCTCTCCACAATCCCACCTCAGTAGGATTCTTCACTCCCTGTCATTCGACACCATTTCAGTCTCATTTCCATTTGTCCCCAAAAGAGGCAGACATTTGGTTTTTAACTTGTGAACCCcctcttcatctttcagaCACTGTACTGTTGGCACACTATAGGGACGAGAGTGATGAGTTCTATGAcgattttgaaaaattcatgctggaaaattttgatcCCATCAGTGACTACCATAATAAGCTTTCTCAAGTTAGAAACTCACCAGAAAATTCGACAGGGAATTACCCCCACCAATGGCCAGATTATTTAGTCATCTTTGAGCATCTAGAGGCTACTATGGATACATGGTTGGCAGATACTGCCTACACTAAATGGAACCGATTATTCAACTCAAGATTCCATTGGGATCACCGAAGAACAGGGGACTTAATCATATATAAACAAAATACGTAACGATGATTAAAACAAATGATGATGCGGCTTAATTTTACATCCACAGCTAGCTTTGATGATTAGATCAGTAGGAACGATTATATCCAACGATCGTTCACGGAtgatttcttccttggtttTAACTATGTTAACATCTCTATCCGATTCTGTTATTTTTGGCGGATATACGATCGGTTTGGCTCCGCTTTCAGTAACCAACACATTATGGCGCG
This window of the Komagataella phaffii GS115 chromosome 2, complete sequence genome carries:
- a CDS encoding Integral membrane protein involved in glycosylphosphatidylinositol (GPI) anchor synthesis, which gives rise to MFHGIRIGDFVIFSFLVCFRVWNALSIKTFFQADEYWQTLEPAHWLVFGYGYLTWEWTIQLRSFVYPSLFVPVYWLCDHYDASYWWILNGPKILQGFMCAVGEYYLFKLTQKLFKDVNFAKLVLVLSVLSPFNYYCYTRTFSNSFETVLTVIAMYYWPSELTFLSVNEFNIGQFISALLVAGISCFSRPTSAIIWSYMGSVLLYRSIYSFKLAGIICITAFGCMLVATILNTIMDYFFFNQICFPLYNFVQFNFVKGLASFYGASNWMFYIVQGIPIIMLTNLPFFIVGLATYKTKTTHRNVQILNHLLIMGGIYLLIFSCIVHKEFRFIYPLKPFMLIFTALGVQHSLNSKFERTTKIVIPLLIALSAFLAYYFTQIHESGVIEITELLRNAILTNKSLHNPTSVGFFTPCHSTPFQSHFHLSPKEADIWFLTCEPPLHLSDTVLLAHYRDESDEFYDDFEKFMLENFDPISDYHNKLSQVRNSPENSTGNYPHQWPDYLVIFEHLEATMDTWLADTAYTKWNRLFNSRFHWDHRRTGDLIIYKQNT